In Muribaculum gordoncarteri, the genomic window AGGCGCACCCTTACCGTGGCGTCGACATTGCGCGACAAATAGCCCTGGACTATGTGGTCGCAGGATGTCGCAATCGATTTATAACTTTGGTTTACAACGAGGAACTTTCGCTCTATTTCTTTGGACATTTCTATATGACGGAAAAAATTCGTAACTTTGCAACCCTTTCAGTGGCATCGGAATGTAGTATGACGAAACCACACGAGGAATACATTACAAAGTTATGCATTTGTTTTGAATAGATATTGATTTGAAAACGGGTTTTAGGTACATTATAACACACTTGATATTATTTACGGCATTTGCCTGCGGGGTGTCGATCAATGCACAAACGACACAGTTGCGCGGTGTCGTAAGAGATTCCATCACTCATGAGCCGATTCCTTATGTAGCACTGTTTCTTGAAGGCACCAACAACGGAGTGCTCTCGGAAGAGAACGGTACATTTAGATTGTCGTCACCTCGAAAAGCGACCGGATTAAGGGTGTCGGTTATGGGCTATACCACCAAAACAGTGGAGCTGAAGTCATCACAGATACGCAATCTCATAATAGATCTGTCGCCCGACGGAGTGCAGCTTAATGAAATAATAGTCAAGCCCACAAAGGAGAAATACAGCAAGAAAAACAATCCCGCAGTTGAGTTTCTTGAACGAATACGCGCCACGCGTGACATAAACGATCCCTATCGCAACGACTACTTCAACTACGACAAGTATGAGCGCATGACAATAGCGCTCAATGACTTCAACCCATCGGATGATTCATGGATAGAACGCAAATTTGATTTTCTGAAGGATCATATCGACATATCGGAAGTGTCGGGCAAGCCGATACTCAATGTCGCAGTACAGGAAAAGTCGTCATCGGTCCACTATCGCAAGTCGCCCGAAAGCGAACGTGAGTATGTGAAAGGCATAAAGCGCGAGGGAGTCGACCAGATGGCCGACCAAGAAAGTATGCGCCGATTCATGGAAGATGTGTTCCGGGAGATTGACATTTATGACGGAAACGATGTGACATTGCTGCAAAACAGATTTGTGAGTCCGTTGTCACGGATAGCAACCGACTTTTACAAGTACTATCTTTCCGACACTACAGTAGTTGAAGGCGACTCATGCATAGTGCTTAGTTTCGTGCCTCACACACCACAAACATTCGGGTTTCTCGGGAAACTATATGTTTCCAAAAACGACTCGACAATGTTCATTAAGAAAATCGACCTGCATCTGCCCCACTCCATAAATGTAAACTTCGTGGATGCAATGTCGGTGTCGCAAACCTACGAAAAGGCTCCCGACGGCTCCCGTCTTAAGACAAAGGACGACATGATTGTCGAATTTCGCGTCATGCCGGGCACCCCGAGCTTCTATACGCGCCGCAACACGGTTTACAATAATTTCAGCTTCGACAGGCCGCCGGTCGGTGTCGATGATGTGTTCAACCACGCCGAGCACGAAGTTGTCGATGCCTCCGCATTTAAGCGCGACGACGATTTTTGGGAAAAGAACCGACTTGTACCGCTCGAGGTGGGTGAAGGAAGCGTGAAATCGCTTGTTGAGCGTTTACGCAGCGTCCCCTTGTATTACTGGACCGAGAAGACATTGAAGCTGCTCGTTTCAGGCTATGCACCTACGGGCAAGAACAGCAAGTTTGACTACGGTCCTGTAAACACGAGCATCTCCTACAACACAGCCGAGGGAGTGCGCCTGCGAACCGGAGGAATGACAACGGCCAATCTGTCGAAGCGGTGGTTTGGCCGCGGATATGTAGCCTATGGTCTTCGCGACCATAAATGGAAATACAAAGCCGAACTTGAATACTCGTTCATCGATAAAGAATATCATTCACGCGAATTTCCCGTAAAGTCATTGCGATTCACCCAGTCCTACGAGCTTGACCAGCTGGGACAAAAATATCTGTTTACCAATCAGGACAACCTGTTTCTTTCATTCAAGCGCATGGAGGATACACGCGTAACCTACAGGCGGCTCACCGCGCTGGATTATACGCTTGAATTACGTAACGGATTCTCCCTCGTGGCAGGATTTGCCTACGAGCGCCAAGAGGCCACCAAGTGGATACCCTTTATCGACAGCGCAGGCAAGCACTACGGCCACTACAATGAAGCGGCGTTCAACATAAAGCTGCGATATGCACCCGGCGAAAAGTTCTACCAGGGAAGGACCAACCGCTATCCCATCAACCTTGATGCGCCGGTAATAGAGCTTACCCACACCTATGCGCCACGCGGGTTCATGGGAAGCATGTTCCCCATCAACCGCACCGAGCTGCGATTGCAAAAACGCATCTGGCTATCGGCATTCGGCTACATCGACGCCGTGGCAAAGGGCGGTCATGTGTGGGAAGCGGCACCTTATCTGAACCTGTTGCTGCCCAATGCCAATCTCTCCTACACGATTCAGCCCGAAAGCTTCGCATTGATGAATCCACTGGAATTCATCAACGACACCTACGGCCTGATCGACATTACCTACTGGGCCAACGGCGCTCTATTTACACGCCTGCCGTTACTGAAGAAATCGAAACTAAGGGAGGTGGTGTCGTTTAAAAGCCTTTGGGGACATCTCAGCAAAAAGAACGACCCGACCTACAACCCTGAACTGTTTCGCTTCCCTGAGGACATAACGGTTACCCGTATGTCGGGACGCCCCTACATGGAAATAAGCGCGGGACTCGACAACATTTTCAGTGTCCTGCGAGTCGACTATGTGTGGCGTCTATCCTATCGCAACACTCCCGGAGCGCCCAACTCAGGCTTGAGAATAGCGATGCATTTTACTTTCTGACAGCATAAGACACATTGAACATTATCATAGGATATAATGTTATAGTGTTGATAATTTTAATATTAGATAACTATGAAAAAAATTGGAATATTTTATGGTTCTTCGACCGGAGTTACTGCCGATGTAGCACAACTCATAGCAAAAGATCTCGGCGTTGCCGATGTTGATATACATGATGTTGCAAAGTCATCGCCCTCGGATGTGGCACAATATGACGTACTTGTTCTCGGTTCCTCGACCTGGGGTGCCGGCGATCTTCAGGATGATTGGTATGACTTCATCGACGGCCTTGAAGCTCTCGACCTTAAGGGTAAAGAGATTGCAATATTCGGTTGCGGTGATGAATCGATGAGCGACACATTCTGCGGTGCTGTAGGTGAAATCTACAAACGCCTCCAAGGTACCGGCGCCAAATTCATCGCTCCATTTGATGCAAGCGTCTACACATTTGACGAGTCACCCGCATTTATCGACGGAGTTTACGTAGGTTTGCTTCTTGACGAAGTAAATCACCCCGAACTCAGCGATGAACGCATAAAGGAGTGGACCGACAAGATAAAATCAGAGATTTAGCAAATCAAAGGGGTCATCCTTTGGGATGGATGCGGATGTCCCTATTAAATCACTGAATAACGCGGATGAAACTGACGGCAGGAAATCGTCAATTTCATCCGCTTAGGTTTTATATTAATACATTATCTATTTAATAACAGTACGCCCGAAAAGCTTCATAGCTCTTCGGGCGTACCCCTAATTAGAATATTGTGTAATTATTTGTTTGTCGGAGCTTGCTGTGGGCGCTGTCCGTCACCACGATGCTGATGGCGGCCATCCTTCTTCATTCGGTCACCGTGACGCATTGCCTTGTCGCCATGTCGTCCCATCTTACCGGGCATAACCGAGTGGCCTTTGCCTTGAGGATTGTTCAACACGATGTTCTCAAGGAATATCACATACTGGTCGGGGCCTACGATAGCCTTTACTTCCTCAAGATAGTTCTTGCGGTCGGCCATTCTCAATGAGTCATTCTGCCTGCGGTCGCTCTTTTTCTGAGCCTTTGCGCTTTCAGCACGCTGACGCATCTTGGTTGCTCGCTTCTCCTGCAAAGCCTTCAACTGGGCCTGCTGATCGGCGGTAAGATTCATGCCTGAGAAAAGTGTAGGACACTGCTTGTCGCACTTTTGGTCGTTGCACTGAGATGCTTTGCACTCTTTTTTACACTCTTTGGCGGGAGCATTATTTGTTGTCGGATTTTGAGCCACTGCGTTAATCGAGAACATTGACATTGCTATTACAGCAAGACTTAGAATTTTCTTTTTCATAATTTGTTGTTGTTTTTAATTCAGATACTTTATAGACAATATCCCCGATTAAAAGTTTATCTATAATTTTATTGATTAACAACAATTTAACACAATCCCGATATGTGATTACAAAAATTAACCCCGACTCCTATTTAATAAATAGGGAATCGGGGATTGTGGTTATGGATGATAAATTCAGTGTTGTCAGCGTATGCGATCGTAGCTTCTAAGGAGCTTTTCGTCAGCCTTCATTCGAGCATAAGCGAAGTATGTGAATATTATTGCGACAACCGGACACACAAGCTGCACTTCCCAATTGGTGGCAATGTCAAGAACTGAACTGAGATAAGCCGTGATAGCAGCCGAAACAAAACAGAAGCAGATGCATATCAATGCTACGCGTTTCTGCAATTTCAAGTTCCTGTACATAAAAATGTCAACCAACAGCAGCACTGTAACGAGTGCATTAAGGATTGATGTGATATAACCCATCATGCAGCTCACGGGAAGGAAGAAAAATATTCCCATTGCCACTGCCGCAATGAAAAGAAACACCGTTTGCCAACGTTGTATTACCATAATTATAATTGTATTTAATGTTAAAAGATAAACAAATGTACTACACTTTTTGCAAATGACAAAACAGTTGCACAATTTAGTGCCAAATATATTTCATGTTGACAATATCACGACGCATGAATTGGCATATTGTCAGCGAATATAGGTGTGCACATAAGCCGCTGTGGCACTGCACTGTCAAATTGCAACCAAACAGCATAAATACATTAATATTTCAATGAAATGAAGCCCTTTTACTTTACATAAACAATTTAATTAAAGAACATGAAATTTTTCATTAAAAAATAGTGTTTTATTCAAAATTTATTGCTTACATTTGCGATACACAATTACTATTTAATACTTTTAAAGTATGGATATTAACAATATCATGAATGCCCTTGAGGCAAAACACCCCGGAGAAAAGGAATATCTTCAGGCAGTTAAAGAAGTGTTATTATCGGTAGCTGATGTCTACAATCAGCATCCCGAGTTTGAGAAGGCTCGCATAATCGAGCGTATGGTTGAACCCGACAAGATCGTGACATTCCGTGTAACATGGATCGACGATAAGGGCGAAGTTCAAACCAACATCGGTTACCGCGTACAGTTCAACAACGCCATAGGCCCGTACAAGGGAGGCATACGCTTCCATGCATCAGTCAACCTTTCAATCCTTAAGTTCCTCGGATTTGAGCAAACATTCAAGAATGCACTCACCACTCTTCCGATGGGTGGCGGCAAAGGCGGTTCCGATTTCTCGCCCCGTGGCAAGAGCGATCGCGAAATCATGCGTTTCTGCCAGGCATTCATGCTCGGATTATGGAAGAATCTCGGTCCCGACCGTGATGTTCCCGCCGGCGACATAGGTGTAGGCGGCCGTGAGGTAGGCTATATGTACGGTATGTACAAGAAGCTCATCAATGAATGTACAGGAACATTCACCGGAAAGGGTCTTGATTTCGGAGGCTCACGCATTCGTCCCGAAGCTACCGGTTTTGGCGCTATATATTTCGTAAACGACATGCTTGCCCGCAAAGGCGAAACCATCAAGGACAAGAAAGTCGCTATCTCAGGATTCGGAAACGTTGCCTGGGGTGCAGCTCTCAAGGCTACCGAACTCGGCGCAAAGGTTGTGACAATATCGGGTCCCGACGGTTACGTATATGATCCCGACGGAATTTCAGGCGACAAGATTGAATATATGCTTGAATTGCGTGCATCGGGCAACGATGTAGTAGAACCCTATGTTGAGAAATATCCCAATGCAACATTCTTCCCTGGCCGCAAGCCTTGGGAACAGAAGGTTGACATCGCTCTTCCCTGCGCTACCCAGAACGAGCTTAACGGCGACGATGCAA contains:
- a CDS encoding DUF5686 and carboxypeptidase-like regulatory domain-containing protein; the protein is MILFTAFACGVSINAQTTQLRGVVRDSITHEPIPYVALFLEGTNNGVLSEENGTFRLSSPRKATGLRVSVMGYTTKTVELKSSQIRNLIIDLSPDGVQLNEIIVKPTKEKYSKKNNPAVEFLERIRATRDINDPYRNDYFNYDKYERMTIALNDFNPSDDSWIERKFDFLKDHIDISEVSGKPILNVAVQEKSSSVHYRKSPESEREYVKGIKREGVDQMADQESMRRFMEDVFREIDIYDGNDVTLLQNRFVSPLSRIATDFYKYYLSDTTVVEGDSCIVLSFVPHTPQTFGFLGKLYVSKNDSTMFIKKIDLHLPHSINVNFVDAMSVSQTYEKAPDGSRLKTKDDMIVEFRVMPGTPSFYTRRNTVYNNFSFDRPPVGVDDVFNHAEHEVVDASAFKRDDDFWEKNRLVPLEVGEGSVKSLVERLRSVPLYYWTEKTLKLLVSGYAPTGKNSKFDYGPVNTSISYNTAEGVRLRTGGMTTANLSKRWFGRGYVAYGLRDHKWKYKAELEYSFIDKEYHSREFPVKSLRFTQSYELDQLGQKYLFTNQDNLFLSFKRMEDTRVTYRRLTALDYTLELRNGFSLVAGFAYERQEATKWIPFIDSAGKHYGHYNEAAFNIKLRYAPGEKFYQGRTNRYPINLDAPVIELTHTYAPRGFMGSMFPINRTELRLQKRIWLSAFGYIDAVAKGGHVWEAAPYLNLLLPNANLSYTIQPESFALMNPLEFINDTYGLIDITYWANGALFTRLPLLKKSKLREVVSFKSLWGHLSKKNDPTYNPELFRFPEDITVTRMSGRPYMEISAGLDNIFSVLRVDYVWRLSYRNTPGAPNSGLRIAMHFTF
- a CDS encoding flavodoxin — its product is MKKIGIFYGSSTGVTADVAQLIAKDLGVADVDIHDVAKSSPSDVAQYDVLVLGSSTWGAGDLQDDWYDFIDGLEALDLKGKEIAIFGCGDESMSDTFCGAVGEIYKRLQGTGAKFIAPFDASVYTFDESPAFIDGVYVGLLLDEVNHPELSDERIKEWTDKIKSEI
- a CDS encoding DUF4293 domain-containing protein is translated as MVIQRWQTVFLFIAAVAMGIFFFLPVSCMMGYITSILNALVTVLLLVDIFMYRNLKLQKRVALICICFCFVSAAITAYLSSVLDIATNWEVQLVCPVVAIIFTYFAYARMKADEKLLRSYDRIR
- the gdhA gene encoding NADP-specific glutamate dehydrogenase, with the protein product MDINNIMNALEAKHPGEKEYLQAVKEVLLSVADVYNQHPEFEKARIIERMVEPDKIVTFRVTWIDDKGEVQTNIGYRVQFNNAIGPYKGGIRFHASVNLSILKFLGFEQTFKNALTTLPMGGGKGGSDFSPRGKSDREIMRFCQAFMLGLWKNLGPDRDVPAGDIGVGGREVGYMYGMYKKLINECTGTFTGKGLDFGGSRIRPEATGFGAIYFVNDMLARKGETIKDKKVAISGFGNVAWGAALKATELGAKVVTISGPDGYVYDPDGISGDKIEYMLELRASGNDVVEPYVEKYPNATFFPGRKPWEQKVDIALPCATQNELNGDDAKQLVDNNVELVAEVSNMGCTPEAIDHFIETRTIYAPGKAVNAGGVATSGLEMSQNAMHLTWSAEEVDQKLHGIMDDIHEQCVKYGTQPDGYINYMKGANIAGFMKVANAMMGQGII